The Ascaphus truei isolate aAscTru1 chromosome 11, aAscTru1.hap1, whole genome shotgun sequence genome includes a window with the following:
- the LOC142463645 gene encoding deoxyribonuclease-1-like, translating into MTRFAFALTLTLVLSEVSALNIGSFNIKAFGDAKMKNTAVVNILMKILPRYDIVLIMEVRDTDLSAVKILMQELNSLETGAVYSSINSDLLGREGYKERYLFIYSITNNVKY; encoded by the exons ATGACGCGTTTCGCATTTGCACTCACACTGACGCTCGTCCTGAGTGAGGTTTCGGCTCTGAACATCGGATCGTTTAATATTAAAGCCTTCGGGGACGCAAAGATGAAAAATACAGCAGTAGTTAACATCTTAATGAAG atcTTGCCCCGTTATGACATTGTTCTGATTATGGAAGTCAGAGACACTGATCTCAGCGCTGTCAAAATACTGATGCAGGAACTCAACAG CCTTGAAACAGGAGCCGTTTATTCTTCCATAAACAGTGACCTCCTAGGAAGGGAGGGTTATAAGGAGCGGTACCTATTTATTTACAG TATCACAAACAATGTGAAATATTAG